Proteins encoded together in one Rhodospirillales bacterium window:
- the rplT gene encoding 50S ribosomal protein L20 yields the protein MARVKRGVTAHARHKKTLKQAAGYRGRAKNAFRVAIEKIEKGLRYAYRDRKARKRNFRALWIQRINAGARVHGMTYSRLMAGLTKAGIAIDRKVLSDLAVREPDAFKALVEQAGAALAQS from the coding sequence ATGGCCCGCGTCAAACGGGGCGTCACCGCGCACGCCCGCCACAAGAAAACCCTGAAGCAGGCGGCCGGCTATCGCGGCCGCGCCAAGAACGCCTTCCGCGTCGCGATCGAAAAGATCGAGAAGGGGCTGCGCTACGCCTATCGCGACCGCAAGGCGCGCAAGCGCAACTTCCGGGCGCTGTGGATCCAGCGCATCAACGCCGGCGCGCGCGTGCACGGCATGACCTACTCGCGCCTGATGGCGGGGCTGACCAAGGCCGGGATCGCGATCGACCGCAAGGTGCTGTCCGACCTCGCCGTCCGCGAGCCGGACGCGTTCAAGGCCCTGGTCGAACAGGCCGGCGCCGCCCTCGCCCAATCTTAA
- the thrS gene encoding threonine--tRNA ligase, with the protein MPAITLPDGSRREFPAPVTAAEIAAAIGPGLAKAALAARVDGHLRDLSHRIDKDATVSIVTAKDADGVDILRHDCAHVLAEAVKELFPETQVTIGPVIENGFYYDFARATPFTPEDLDKIEARMKEIVARDEKITREEWDRDEAIRYFKSIGEHYKAQIIEDIPPGETISLYRQGDFIDLCRGPHLPSTGKLGRAFKLTKLAGAYWRGDSRNEMLQRVYGTCWPDEKQLKAYLTMLEEAEKRDHRRVGREMDLFHLQDIAAGSVFWHPKGWTLYRAIQEYMRRRLAAAGYVEVNTPMLVDRALWEDSGHWEKFREHMFTTVAEEGSNSVLALKPMNCPCHVQIFKVGIKSYRDLPLRMAEFGSCHRNEPSGALHGLMRVRAFTQDDAHIFCTEDQIVSETRAFCDLLRRVYADFGFTDVAVKFSDRPAKRAGSDAVWDKAEAALKQATEAAGLSWTLNPGEGAFYGPKLEFVLRDTIGRDWQCGTLQVDFVLPERLDANYIGEDGAKHRPVMLHRAILGSFERFIGILIEHYAGKFPFWLAPLQAVVATITDAADAYANEVLAALAQAGVKAEADLRNEKINYKVREHSLAKVPALLVVGAREAKERTVALRRLGGDAQEVLALQEAVARLAAEARGPS; encoded by the coding sequence ATGCCCGCCATCACGCTCCCCGACGGAAGCCGCCGCGAATTCCCCGCGCCCGTGACCGCCGCCGAAATCGCCGCCGCGATCGGCCCCGGCCTCGCCAAGGCCGCGCTCGCCGCGCGCGTCGACGGGCATTTGCGCGATCTTTCGCACCGGATCGACAAGGACGCGACGGTTTCGATCGTCACCGCCAAGGACGCCGACGGCGTCGACATTCTCCGCCACGACTGCGCGCACGTGCTGGCCGAAGCGGTCAAGGAATTGTTCCCCGAAACCCAGGTCACCATCGGCCCGGTGATCGAGAACGGCTTCTATTACGATTTCGCGCGCGCGACGCCCTTCACGCCCGAGGATCTGGACAAGATCGAAGCGCGCATGAAGGAGATCGTCGCCCGCGACGAGAAGATCACGCGCGAGGAATGGGATCGCGACGAGGCGATCCGCTACTTCAAGTCGATCGGCGAGCATTACAAGGCCCAGATCATCGAGGACATTCCGCCGGGCGAAACCATTTCGCTCTACCGCCAGGGCGATTTCATCGACCTCTGCCGCGGGCCGCACCTGCCCTCGACCGGCAAGCTCGGCCGCGCGTTCAAGCTGACCAAGCTCGCCGGCGCTTATTGGCGGGGCGATTCCCGGAACGAAATGCTGCAACGGGTCTACGGCACCTGCTGGCCGGACGAAAAGCAGCTCAAGGCCTACCTCACCATGCTCGAGGAGGCCGAGAAACGCGACCACCGCCGGGTGGGCCGCGAGATGGACCTGTTCCACCTGCAGGATATCGCCGCCGGCTCGGTCTTTTGGCACCCCAAGGGCTGGACGCTTTATCGCGCAATCCAGGAGTACATGCGAAGGCGCTTGGCGGCGGCGGGTTATGTCGAGGTCAACACGCCCATGCTGGTCGATCGCGCGTTGTGGGAGGACTCCGGCCACTGGGAAAAGTTCCGCGAGCACATGTTCACCACGGTCGCGGAGGAAGGATCGAATTCGGTGCTCGCGCTGAAGCCGATGAACTGTCCCTGCCACGTGCAGATTTTCAAGGTCGGCATCAAAAGCTACCGCGACCTGCCGCTGCGCATGGCCGAGTTCGGCTCCTGCCACCGCAACGAGCCGTCCGGCGCGCTGCACGGGCTGATGCGCGTGCGCGCCTTCACCCAGGACGACGCCCACATCTTCTGCACCGAGGACCAGATCGTTTCCGAAACGCGCGCCTTTTGCGATCTGCTCCGCCGCGTCTACGCCGACTTCGGGTTCACCGACGTCGCGGTCAAGTTTTCCGACCGCCCCGCCAAACGCGCCGGATCCGACGCCGTCTGGGACAAGGCCGAAGCCGCCCTCAAGCAGGCGACCGAGGCCGCCGGGCTCTCCTGGACCCTCAACCCGGGCGAAGGCGCGTTCTACGGCCCCAAGCTCGAATTCGTCTTGCGCGACACCATCGGCCGCGACTGGCAATGCGGCACGTTGCAGGTCGATTTCGTGCTGCCCGAACGGTTGGACGCGAATTACATCGGCGAGGACGGCGCCAAGCACCGGCCGGTGATGCTGCACCGCGCGATCCTGGGATCGTTCGAGCGCTTCATCGGCATCCTGATCGAACATTACGCCGGCAAGTTTCCGTTCTGGCTCGCGCCGCTGCAGGCGGTGGTCGCGACCATCACCGACGCGGCCGATGCGTACGCGAATGAGGTGCTCGCCGCGCTCGCCCAGGCCGGCGTCAAGGCCGAAGCCGACCTGCGCAACGAAAAGATCAACTACAAGGTGCGCGAACACAGCCTGGCCAAGGTGCCGGCGCTGCTGGTCGTCGGCGCGCGCGAGGCGAAGGAACGCACGGTGGCGCTGCGCCGCCTCGGCGGCGACGCCCAAGAAGTCCTTGCGCTGCAAGAGGCCGTCGCTAGACTGGCGGCGGAAGCGCGAGGCCCTTCGTAA
- a CDS encoding glycosyltransferase family 4 protein, giving the protein MSLRQDSPASPAAHPADGRARFATVLQVLPALGAAGGVERGTVEVADAVVRAGGRALVASSGGPLAREVERAGGTHVTLPLASKNPFVVRANARRLAEVIEREGVDIVHARSRAPAWSAWWAAKATGRRFVTTFHGTYGAGNWLKRRYNAIMTRGDRVIAISAFIAGHIRQVYGVPAARIRIVHRGVDLGRFDPRLVTAERVIKLANAWRLTDGLPVVMLPGRLTRWKGQTVFLDAIARLGQGDVRAVLVGGADGRENFRAELERRIARLGLESVARLVDHCNDMPAAYMLADVVVSASIEPEAFGRVVAEAQAMGRLVVATDHGGARESVVAGETGWLAPPGDPDALAEAIKGALAVSPDSRRAIVERAQAHIAENFSKEAMCAKTLAVYDEVLALPPESR; this is encoded by the coding sequence ATGTCTCTTCGCCAGGATAGCCCAGCTTCGCCCGCCGCGCATCCGGCGGACGGCCGGGCCCGTTTCGCCACGGTGCTGCAGGTTCTGCCGGCGCTCGGGGCGGCGGGCGGGGTCGAACGCGGCACGGTCGAGGTCGCCGACGCCGTCGTCCGCGCCGGCGGCCGGGCGCTGGTCGCCTCGTCCGGCGGTCCGCTCGCGCGCGAGGTGGAACGGGCCGGCGGCACGCACGTGACCCTGCCGCTCGCCAGCAAGAATCCCTTCGTCGTGCGCGCCAACGCCCGCCGGCTGGCCGAGGTGATCGAGCGGGAAGGCGTCGATATCGTGCACGCGCGCTCGCGCGCGCCGGCGTGGAGCGCGTGGTGGGCGGCGAAGGCCACGGGGCGGCGGTTCGTCACCACCTTTCACGGCACCTACGGCGCCGGCAATTGGCTCAAGCGCCGCTACAACGCGATCATGACCAGGGGCGACCGCGTCATCGCCATTTCCGCGTTCATCGCCGGGCACATCCGGCAAGTGTACGGCGTGCCCGCGGCGCGCATCCGCATCGTCCATCGCGGCGTCGACCTCGGGCGGTTCGATCCCAGGCTGGTGACGGCGGAACGGGTGATCAAGCTCGCCAACGCCTGGCGCCTGACCGACGGCCTGCCGGTGGTGATGCTGCCCGGCCGGCTCACGCGCTGGAAGGGGCAGACCGTGTTTCTCGACGCCATCGCTCGGCTCGGCCAGGGCGACGTGCGCGCGGTGCTGGTCGGCGGCGCCGACGGCCGCGAAAACTTCCGCGCCGAACTCGAACGCCGGATCGCGCGTCTCGGGTTGGAGAGCGTGGCGCGGCTGGTCGATCACTGCAACGACATGCCGGCCGCCTACATGCTGGCCGACGTGGTGGTGTCGGCCTCGATCGAGCCGGAAGCCTTCGGCCGCGTCGTGGCCGAGGCGCAGGCGATGGGCCGCCTCGTCGTCGCCACCGATCACGGCGGCGCCCGGGAAAGCGTGGTCGCCGGCGAAACCGGCTGGCTCGCGCCGCCGGGCGATCCGGACGCGCTCGCCGAGGCGATCAAGGGCGCGCTCGCGGTTTCCCCGGATAGCCGTCGCGCCATCGTGGAACGCGCCCAAGCCCATATCGCGGAAAACTTTTCCAAGGAAGCGATGTGCGCCAAGACCCTCGCCGTCTACGACGAGGTGCTCGCCCTGCCGCCCGAGTCGCGATGA
- a CDS encoding glycosyltransferase family 9 protein — protein sequence MNDAERRILVIKLGALGDFVQALTACGFIRRHHARDRVALLTAAPFADLSRASGLFDSVEIDARPKAYQLFDWLALRRYLREGRFARVYDLQTSDRSSFYYRLFWPGPWPEWSGIAKGCSHPHANPSRDFMHTLERQAEQLRMAGIAEAEARAPDVSFLQADVSRFGLGARYVLLVPGGAAHRPGKRWPVERYAALATELAAKGFAPVLLGAGAEAPLTGRIRALQASAVDLAGQTTLAEVVALARGAAGAVGNDTGPMHLIAAAGVPTVVLFSGESDPALCAPRGPRVTVLRRDPLETLSVEDALAALL from the coding sequence ATGAACGACGCGGAACGGCGCATCCTGGTGATCAAGCTCGGCGCGCTCGGCGACTTCGTCCAGGCGTTGACCGCGTGCGGGTTCATTCGCCGCCATCACGCGCGCGATCGCGTCGCGCTTCTGACCGCGGCGCCGTTTGCCGACCTCTCGCGCGCGAGCGGCCTGTTCGACAGCGTCGAAATCGACGCCCGTCCGAAAGCGTATCAACTGTTCGATTGGCTCGCGCTGCGACGATACCTGCGCGAAGGGCGCTTCGCGCGCGTTTACGATCTGCAAACGTCGGATCGCTCGTCGTTCTATTACCGCCTGTTTTGGCCGGGGCCTTGGCCCGAATGGTCGGGCATCGCCAAGGGCTGTTCCCATCCGCACGCCAATCCGAGCCGCGACTTCATGCATACCCTCGAGCGCCAGGCGGAGCAGTTGCGCATGGCGGGCATCGCCGAGGCCGAGGCGCGCGCGCCGGACGTGTCGTTTCTGCAAGCGGACGTGTCGCGGTTCGGGCTCGGCGCGCGCTATGTTTTGCTGGTGCCGGGCGGCGCCGCCCATCGGCCGGGCAAGCGCTGGCCGGTGGAGCGCTACGCCGCGCTCGCGACCGAACTCGCGGCCAAGGGATTCGCGCCCGTGCTGCTCGGGGCCGGCGCCGAGGCGCCCTTGACCGGGCGCATCCGCGCCCTGCAAGCGTCGGCGGTCGACCTGGCCGGCCAGACCACCCTCGCCGAGGTCGTCGCGCTCGCGCGCGGAGCGGCGGGCGCGGTCGGCAACGACACCGGGCCGATGCACTTGATCGCCGCCGCCGGCGTCCCGACGGTGGTGCTGTTCTCGGGCGAATCCGACCCGGCGCTGTGCGCGCCGCGCGGGCCCAGGGTGACGGTGCTCCGGCGCGATCCCCTGGAAACGCTTTCGGTCGAAGACGCGCTCGCGGCGCTGTTGTGA
- a CDS encoding BrnT family toxin, which produces MRIVFDPAKRAKTLAERGLDFADAGHVFAGLHFTRADDRRAYGERRYITAGWLRGRLIVLVWTPRGTARRIISMRHANDREKALFEKNLG; this is translated from the coding sequence ATGCGGATCGTCTTCGATCCGGCGAAACGCGCCAAGACCCTCGCCGAACGCGGCCTCGATTTCGCCGACGCCGGCCACGTTTTTGCCGGCCTCCACTTTACCCGTGCCGACGACCGGCGGGCTTATGGCGAGCGCCGCTATATCACGGCGGGATGGCTGCGAGGTCGGTTGATCGTCTTGGTCTGGACGCCGCGCGGAACCGCGCGCCGAATCATATCCATGAGGCATGCCAATGATCGGGAAAAAGCGCTCTTCGAAAAAAACCTGGGTTGA
- a CDS encoding translation initiation factor IF-3: MVRRPLPPPPSREGPRVNEEIVAPKVRLVGPDGQMIGVVSVPEAIAKASEYGLDLIEISPNADPPVCKVMDYGKFKYEVQKKKNEARKKQKVIDIKEIKMRPGIDEHDYQVKMRSVRRFLDEGDKVKMTIRFRGREMVHMELGTKVLDRIRADIDAIAKVEQTPRTEGRMMTMVIAPK; encoded by the coding sequence ATCGTCAGGCGCCCGCTCCCCCCGCCGCCCTCCCGCGAAGGGCCGCGCGTGAACGAGGAAATCGTTGCACCCAAGGTCCGGCTCGTCGGGCCGGACGGCCAAATGATCGGCGTCGTATCGGTGCCCGAGGCCATCGCGAAAGCATCCGAATACGGTCTCGACCTGATCGAAATTTCCCCCAACGCCGACCCACCCGTCTGCAAGGTGATGGACTACGGGAAATTCAAATACGAAGTCCAGAAGAAGAAGAACGAGGCGCGCAAAAAGCAAAAAGTCATCGACATCAAGGAAATCAAGATGCGCCCGGGCATCGACGAGCACGATTACCAGGTGAAGATGCGCAGCGTTCGGCGCTTTCTCGACGAAGGCGACAAGGTCAAGATGACGATCCGCTTCCGCGGCCGCGAAATGGTGCACATGGAACTCGGGACCAAGGTGCTGGACCGCATCCGCGCCGACATCGACGCCATCGCCAAGGTCGAACAGACGCCCCGCACCGAAGGGCGCATGATGACGATGGTGATCGCGCCGAAGTAG
- the pheS gene encoding phenylalanine--tRNA ligase subunit alpha, whose protein sequence is MTEIAKLKTELTAAIAAAGSLDAIEAVRVEALGKKGRLTELMKTLGGLAPEERKERGALLNALKTEIAERIERRKEELTSAALDSRLAAETVDVTLPPRPERIGRIHPVTQAIEEVIAILGDIGFTVAEGPDIEDDWYNFTALNIPPDHPARQEHDTFYLPGERDAPDGKARVVLRTHTSPVQIRTMMAQKPPLRIIVPGRTYRCDSDATHSPMFHQIEGLAIDETTHMGHLKGCLVEFCRAYFGVEDLPVRFRASYFPFTEPSAEVDIGCTREGGGFRIGRGDDWLEILGCGMVNPKVLENCGIDSTRYQGFAFGLGVERIAMLKYGIPDLRTFYESDLRWLNHYGFAALAQPSLTGGLDP, encoded by the coding sequence ATGACCGAGATCGCGAAACTCAAGACGGAACTGACGGCGGCGATCGCCGCCGCCGGGTCGCTCGACGCGATCGAGGCCGTGCGCGTCGAGGCGCTCGGCAAAAAGGGCCGCCTGACCGAACTGATGAAGACGCTGGGCGGGCTCGCGCCCGAAGAGCGGAAAGAACGCGGCGCCCTGCTCAACGCCCTCAAGACCGAGATCGCCGAGCGCATCGAACGGCGCAAGGAGGAGTTGACCTCCGCCGCGCTCGATTCCCGGCTCGCCGCCGAAACCGTCGACGTCACCCTGCCGCCGCGTCCCGAACGGATCGGGCGCATCCATCCCGTGACCCAGGCGATCGAGGAAGTGATCGCCATCCTCGGCGACATCGGCTTCACGGTCGCCGAAGGCCCGGATATCGAGGACGACTGGTACAACTTCACCGCCCTCAACATTCCGCCCGATCACCCGGCGCGCCAGGAGCACGACACGTTCTATCTTCCGGGCGAACGCGACGCTCCCGATGGAAAAGCGCGCGTGGTGCTGCGCACCCACACTTCGCCGGTGCAGATCCGCACCATGATGGCGCAGAAACCGCCGCTTCGGATCATCGTGCCCGGACGCACCTACCGTTGCGATTCGGACGCCACCCATTCGCCCATGTTCCACCAGATCGAGGGCCTGGCGATCGACGAAACGACCCACATGGGCCATCTCAAGGGCTGCCTGGTCGAATTCTGCCGCGCCTATTTCGGCGTCGAGGATCTGCCGGTGCGCTTTCGCGCCTCCTATTTCCCGTTCACCGAGCCGTCGGCCGAAGTGGATATCGGCTGCACCCGCGAGGGCGGTGGCTTCCGTATTGGTCGCGGCGACGATTGGCTGGAAATTCTCGGCTGCGGCATGGTCAACCCGAAGGTGCTGGAGAACTGCGGCATCGATTCCACCCGCTACCAGGGCTTCGCCTTCGGCTTGGGCGTCGAGCGCATCGCCATGCTCAAGTACGGCATTCCCGACCTGCGCACGTTCTACGAATCGGATTTGCGCTGGCTCAACCATTACGGCTTCGCCGCGCTCGCCCAGCCGAGCCTGACCGGGGGGCTGGACCCGTGA
- a CDS encoding BrnA antitoxin family protein, with protein sequence MIGKKRSSKKTWVDPDQAPELTEAWFAEAELRRGEKLIRRGRPPSAERKEAIHIRLDRDVVAYFRGTGRGWQGRINALLRRSVARARGPRKKLAEKPAKTGTARAG encoded by the coding sequence ATGATCGGGAAAAAGCGCTCTTCGAAAAAAACCTGGGTTGACCCGGACCAAGCTCCGGAACTGACCGAGGCGTGGTTCGCCGAAGCGGAGCTGCGACGGGGCGAAAAGTTGATCCGGCGCGGCCGGCCGCCCTCGGCCGAGCGCAAGGAAGCCATCCATATTCGACTCGACCGCGATGTGGTGGCCTATTTCCGGGGCACCGGTCGAGGCTGGCAGGGGCGCATCAACGCGCTGCTCAGGCGCTCCGTCGCCCGCGCGCGCGGCCCACGGAAAAAGCTCGCGGAAAAACCGGCGAAGACGGGCACCGCGCGCGCCGGATAG
- a CDS encoding alpha/beta hydrolase, giving the protein MADSVEKPSMLVAPDGATIAYRPTPGKGPGVMFLTGFRSDMTGGKALAVEALCRAQNRAFVRFDYTGHGESSGAFADGTIGRWTEDALLVLDRVTNGPQVLVGSSMGGWIALLLARARPERVAGIVGIAAAPDFTEDLVHDVLDADAKDRLARDGQIVVPSAYDPEPCVITRRLIEEGRDHLLLRGPIPVAAPVRLIHGMEDHDVPWQTALRIAERIASTDVEITLVKGGRHRLSDPPDLERLVAVVAALLKKIG; this is encoded by the coding sequence ATGGCAGATTCCGTCGAAAAACCCTCGATGCTCGTCGCCCCCGATGGCGCGACTATCGCCTACCGTCCTACCCCCGGCAAGGGTCCGGGGGTGATGTTCCTGACCGGATTCCGCTCCGACATGACCGGCGGCAAGGCGCTCGCCGTCGAGGCCCTCTGCCGCGCGCAGAACCGAGCCTTCGTTCGTTTCGATTACACCGGCCACGGCGAATCGTCGGGCGCGTTCGCCGACGGCACCATCGGCCGCTGGACCGAGGACGCGCTGCTGGTCCTCGACCGCGTCACCAACGGCCCGCAAGTGCTGGTCGGCTCCAGCATGGGCGGCTGGATCGCGCTGTTGCTCGCGCGCGCGCGGCCCGAACGCGTCGCCGGCATCGTCGGCATCGCCGCCGCGCCCGATTTCACCGAGGACCTGGTGCACGACGTGCTCGACGCCGACGCCAAGGACCGCCTCGCCCGCGATGGCCAGATCGTCGTGCCGAGCGCCTACGATCCCGAACCCTGCGTCATCACCCGCCGCCTGATCGAGGAGGGGCGCGATCACCTGCTGCTGCGCGGGCCTATCCCCGTCGCCGCGCCCGTGCGCCTGATCCACGGCATGGAGGACCACGACGTGCCGTGGCAAACCGCGCTCAGGATCGCCGAGCGGATCGCCAGCACCGACGTGGAGATCACCTTGGTCAAGGGCGGCCGGCACCGGCTCTCCGATCCGCCCGACCTGGAGCGGCTCGTCGCCGTCGTGGCCGCGCTCCTGAAAAAGATCGGCTGA
- the rpmI gene encoding 50S ribosomal protein L35 — translation MPKLKSKSSAKKRFKLTGTGKVVAAASRRRHGLSKRSQKMKRQSRGTMILCDADARLVKSYLYHR, via the coding sequence ATGCCCAAACTCAAATCGAAATCGAGCGCCAAGAAGCGCTTCAAGCTGACCGGCACCGGCAAGGTGGTCGCCGCCGCTTCGCGCCGCCGCCACGGCCTCAGCAAGCGCAGCCAGAAGATGAAACGCCAATCGCGCGGCACCATGATCCTGTGCGACGCCGACGCGCGGCTGGTCAAATCCTACCTCTATCATCGCTGA